One genomic region from Cataglyphis hispanica isolate Lineage 1 chromosome 11, ULB_Chis1_1.0, whole genome shotgun sequence encodes:
- the LOC126852968 gene encoding E3 ubiquitin-protein ligase listerin produces the protein MGKNKQAHRTKNNARPSNSSRSAELLGTAMPNYIGFSAVKDGGYVPVLPGLSLCSLNEGEINSVDASFQVILKKMNKKDAITKYKALQEFTTLCQDAELSIIESMLSFWPRLYCALSIDIDHKVREAAQLAHAAVAKRIGKGIAKYLKQLAGAWFISQYDTYPPAASAAINSFNNTFPPWKIIDAIVYYQREILVYINDNIIVHTAQTLSMQKSLTKEEMEAKYQKVLVANLQGYSCYFKKVPLHEIDKTLEIHNKILNNSKFWKLAKHDALSIKTAFFNVLTSIMENVDKLLQNEKKRTLTTIMNSLDESEPGILSAVWESMLIATSKIDDWYLVINIEKLVLPKLWSVLQSGGQCCASTVYPNLLPFISQFSKLNVNTNDLYMNFFDNMRQGFFAKSVQMSRSETMAIATSFVECLRYSILINVENVDLCICLLKEQLILFIEACMTDSISMKEFCFAKVAHLVRHWSKNRTNEGYKTYITLMQQFWNELRLLFTKLINISGNIVTSHTIDTKDSQIEFLLTLKNLPDHSRKKLKVNFFDSSNFNANQSKVKVTDISTDTVFNTELYEFVNALCTIYFNNMNNQQSIEYIKQLNKLIKYFASGELFVTLSKSFKFDFFEFYNYNLRFLLLKNLKIMEQVIELIFYFIKYINDEEKNKVLKSLIELNDMSITKNVIYCSLSESNRNDPIIQKWYTQTSVTKLLISVAKEIVSSGYNNLEKNQNLILLAFETSATGGLLINEEGANEIVSIFCNSLNETNDNCSMEFITFMTRLMTLIWDQKQIILCAVQILKTFFELCTREYDDLTADIVRNSWKEGLIKSNEILSDSEFNELIKRCAIIIWSKIYNTCHVKDILINLATDVLEIIINNNNTNSHCISETILLFLTASDIKLWIAEATTIALYGEIMTGNLYIHNIEKRIRIFKHYMSIDIMNDITLDNMSNCLSWALFTTDLLNNLYNRLKTSNTTDINTFSDAKESVELSDLTLPEITEILINIIYVASIAEIYNKHYKASKHYNDVNKLYNSLKSSFINLEKYFRKNIHSDVLFHIQKNHSDYGYMLPYIIRTYYAEFKMSDNPVKYYENCKNNEGEYNEETYVQAIQILSNYWMPENIPSLTNNDIHTLIVTRIAICLKNDSSTYTTIVEKIMLYDKKDIALLDHDISNISWNQLCLLLEVIRLLTTLVQKVPSKLQYEHWDFILISLTTWQQLFTNFELNYTDIKIMALMIAVNQLYYVVQTLMNKHEQEPIPELPPALLDEWVNVFANCINNGIIKTWMFCANLYTQDTIILKSIILLDCLGKSISILDKNILFKKVDEHSEIINFNEMLKLSLKLLQSPTPSIQLGAYHVLKHIVPKLVQCDKILIESDNFESNNFNIKRFKTVLLNTQNIVNAMLMEFKLCDTISCTIQPFTDSYTYTLGYLLLWTIVLDMCAEAHSDLRYQYAEILKNDFFPCLLNNIFKLMPVEVLQDNKKKTVKLQEAFTTIPSFNFGESWTEWRLDHIVCWLYTNCLRYLPVLVRQWLSTADSKVSAIIDKITSHYISPMLCQEELNNRLINIENMQIKVHPTTREVIALYQMDDTKLELSIMLPSNYPLGTVKVESGQQIGGTANWRNCHMQLSIFLTHQNGSVWDGLIMWKRNLDKKFAGVEECYICFSVFHINTYQIPKLSCHTCRKKFHTLCLYKWFNTSQKSTCPICRNVF, from the exons atgGGTAAAAATAAACAAGCACATCGAACCAAAAACAATGCACgg CCATCAAATAGTAGTCGCAGTGCAGAACTTTTGGGGACTGCAATGCCCAATTATATTGGCTTCTCTGCAGTTAAAGATGGAGGGTATGTTCCTGTTTTACCTGGTCTATCTTTATGTTCCTTAAATGAGGGAGAAATAAACAGTGTGGATGCTAGTTTTCAagtaatactaaaaaaaatgaataaaaaggaTGCTATAACAAAGTACaag GCATTGCAAGAGTTCACAACTTTGTGTCAAGATGctgaattatcaataatagaaAGCATGTTATCTTTTTGGCCACGATTATATTGTGCTCTATCCATTGATATAGATCATAAAGTAAGAGAAGCTGCACAGTTAGCACATGCAGCAGTTGCAAAGCGTATAGGAAAAGGcatagcaaaatatttaaaacaattggcTGGTGCTTGGTTTATTTCTCAATATGACACGTATCCTCCAGCAGCTTCAGCTGCTATCAATTCTTTCAATAATACTTTTCCACCATGGAAGATAATTGATGCAATTGTTTATTACCAACGTGAAATTTTAGTATACATTAATGACAATATCATTGTACACACAGCTCAAACATTATCAATGCAAAAATCTCTTACTAAAGAAGAAATGGAAGCCAAATATCAGAAAGTGTTAGTAGCGAATCTGCAAGGATATAGttgttatttcaaaaaagttCCACTTCATGAAATAGATAAAACCTTGGAGATtcataacaaaattttgaataattcaaaGTTTTGGAAATTAGCTAAACACGATGCTTTGTCAATAAAAACAGCTTTCTTCAATGTATTGACATCTATAATGGAAAATGTAGATAAACTGttacaaaatgaaaagaaaaggaCATTGACTACTATTATGAATAGTCTTGATGAATCCGAGCCTGGAATTTTATCAGCTGTATGGGAATCAATGCTTATAGCTACATCTAAAATTGATGATTGGTATCTTGtcataaatatcgaaaaactCGTATTACCGAAATTATGGTCTGTTTTACAATCCGGCGGTCAATGCTGTGCCAGCACTGTTTATCCAAATTTGTTGCCTTTTATTAGTCAATTTTCAAAGTTGAATGTTAATACCAATGATCTATACATGAACTTTTTTGACAATATGCGTCAGGGATTTTTTGCCAAAAGTGTGCAAATGAGCCGTTCAGAAACAATGGCTATAGCAACCTCTTTTGTCGAATGCTTGCGTTATTCAATTCTCATAAATGTCGAGAATGTAGATTTATGCATTTGTCTTCTCAAAGAAcagcttatattatttatagaagcaTGTATGACAGATAGCATTTCTATGaaagaattttgttttgctAAAGTAGCACATTTAGTACGACATTGGAGTAAAAATCGTACGAATGAGggatataaaacatatattactttaatgcAACAATTTTGGAACGAATTGAGATTGTTGTTTACCAAGCTCATAAATATATCAGGAAATATTGTAACATCACATACTATAGATACAAAAGATTCTCAAATTGAATTCTTATTAACTTTAAAGAATTTACCAGATCACAgccgtaaaaaattaaaagtaaatttttttgattcaagtaattttaatgcaaatcaATCAAAAGTAAAAGTTACCGATATTTCTACAGATACAGTTTTTAACACGGAACTTTACGAGTTTGTGAATGCACTCTGtacaatttactttaataatatgaacAATCAGCAATCTATTGAATATATCAAACAGCTGAacaaacttataaaatattttgcaagtgGAGAATTGTTTGTTACACTTTCAAAATCATTTAAGTTtgatttctttgaattttacaattataacttAAGATTcttattgttgaaaaatttgaaaataatggaACAAgtcattgaattaatattttattttattaaatatataaatgatgaagaaaagaataaagttttaaaatcattaattgaattaaatgatATGTCAATAACaaagaatgtaatatattgtagTTTATCTGAAAGTAATAGAAATGATCCTATAATACAGAAATGGTATACACAAACTAGTGTAACCaagttattaatttctgtAGCCAAAGAGATTGTTTCATCTGGatacaataatttagaaaaaaatcagaatcTAATTTTGTTAGCTTTTGAAACTTCAGCAACTGGaggtttattaataaatgaggAAGGAGCAAATGAGATTGTgtcaatattttgcaattcatTAAATGAAACAAATGACAATTGCTCTAtggaatttattacatttatgacAAGGTTAATGACTTTAATATGGGatcaaaaacaaataatattatgtgctGTACAGATATTGAAAACGTTTTTTGAATTATGCACTCGAGAATATGATGATTTAACTGCTGATATTGTGCGCAATAGTTGGAAAGAAGGgcttataaaaagtaatgagATATTATCTGATTCGGAATTTAATGAGCTCATTAAAAGatgtgcaattattatttggagcaaaatatataacacatgtcatgttaaagatatattaataaatttagcaaCAGatgttttagaaattataattaataataataacacaaaTTCTCATTGCATTAGTGAAAccattctattatttttaacagcatctgatataaaattatggatTGCAGAAGCAACCACTATTGCGCTATATGGTGAAATAATGACAGGcaacttatatatacataatattgagAAGAGGATACGAATTTTCAAGCATTATATGTCTATTGATATAATGAATGACATAACTTTGGATAATATGTCCAATTGTTTATCATGGGCTTTATTTACCACAGATTTGCTTAATAATCtgtataatagattaaaaacttCCAATACTACAGATATTAACACATTTTCAGATGCAAAAGAAAGCGTTGAATTATCTGATTTAACTTTACCAGAAATTACAgagatattgataaatatcatatatgtggCTAGTATTGCTGAAATATACAATAAGCATTATAAAGCCTCTAAACATTATAATGATGTTAACAAGCtctataattcattaaaaagcagttttattaatttggaaaaatattttcggaaaaatattcatagtgATGTACTAtttcatatacaaaaaaatcattcagATTATGGATATATGTTGCCATATATAATTCGTACATATTATGCTGAATTTAAAATGAGTGATAATCCTGTAAAATActatgaaaattgcaaaaataatgaaggAGAATACAATGAAGAAACATATGTACAAGCAATTCAAATCTTAAGCAATTATTGGATGCCAGAAAATATTCCGTCATTAACAAATAACGATATTCATACACTCATTGTCACAAGAATTGCGATATGTCTCAAAAATGATAGTTCAACTTATACTACAATTGTAGAAAAGATTATGttatacgataaaaaagatatcgcaCTTTTAGATCacgatatttctaatatttcatgGAATCAGTTGTGTTTGCTATTAGAAGTTATAAGATTGCTTACAACACTCGTCCAAAAAGTTCCATCAAAGTTACAATATGAACATTgggattttattttgatatctctTACTACATGGCAACagttatttactaattttGAACTTAATTAtactgatattaaaataatggcaTTAATGATAGcagttaatcaattatattatgtagttCAAACTTTAATGAACAAACATGAGCAAGAACCAATACCAGAATTACCTCCTGCACTTTTGGATGAATGGGTGAATGTATTTGctaattgcataaataatggTATTATCAAAACTTGGATGTTTTGTGCGAATTTATACACTCaagatacaattattttaaaatctatcaTACTATTAGATTGTTTAGGAAAATCAATCAgtattcttgataaaaatatattattcaaaaaagtaGATGAACActctgaaataattaatttcaatgaaatgTTAAAACTGTCtctgaaattattacaatctCCTACACCTAGTATTCAATTGGGAGCCTATCATGTATTGAAACATATAGTACCAAAACTTGTACAATGTGACAAAATTCTTATCGAATCTGATAATTTTgaatcaaacaattttaatattaagagatTCAAAACAGTGTTattaaatacacaaaatatcGTGAATGCAATGCTCATGGAGTTCAA attatgtGATACAATAAGCTGCACAATCCAACCATTTACAgattcttatacatatacattaggATATTTGCTATTGTGGACAATTGTGTTAGATATGTGTGCAGAGGCTCACAGTGATTTACGGTATCAATATGCCGAAATATTGAA aaatgatttttttccttgtctgttaaataatatctttaaattaatgccCGTGGAAGTActacaagataataaaaaaaagacagtaAAACTGCAGGAAGCATTTACCACTATTCCATCGTTTAATTTTGGag aaAGTTGGACAGAATGGAGATTAGATCATATTGTATGCTGGTTGTATACAAACTGCTTGCGTTACTTACCAGTATTAGTAAGGCAATGGTTGAGTACAGCTGATAGTAAAGTCAGTGCAATAATAGACAAAATTACGAGTCATTATATTAGCCCTATGCTTTGTCAAGAAGAACTTAATaacagattaattaatattgaaaatatgcaG ataaaggTGCATCCAACAACAAGGGAAGTAATAGCCTTATATCAAATGGATGACACAAAATTGGAATTAAGCATAATGCTACCATCAAATTACCCCTTAGGTACAGTAAAGGTAGAATCTGGTCAACAGATTGGTGGTACAGCAAACTGGAGAAACTGTCATATGCAACTCTCTATATTTCTCACACATCAA aaTGGTTCTGTTTGGGATGGTCTCATAATGTGGAAACGTAATTTGGATAAGAAATTTGCAGGGGTTGAAGAGTGTTACATATGCTTTAGTGTTTTCCATATTAACACTTATCAAATACCAAAACTGTCATGCCATACTTGTCGTAAGAAATTTCACACTCTCTGCTTg tataaatggTTCAATACAAGTCAAAAATCTACATGCCCGATTTGcagaaatgtgttttaa